Proteins from a genomic interval of Pectinophora gossypiella chromosome 28, ilPecGoss1.1, whole genome shotgun sequence:
- the LOC126379267 gene encoding uncharacterized protein LOC126379267 — protein sequence MDLKLLIFTHLFALGSCGVIIPEELPSLLSVAYSNIPPIKKGTDSRVGFGFAFGNHADFQVMFELGPQTNTQNLTGQGFQSNNKRQAPAPPPHKVNKNREKFLQSEAGNYLQSWASKMRKPSPPASAPGQTPNLEDSVVELVRNHRGEYEIHQPKPGHMPQKVLDELKRLYGEKKEEAKKLTEKKKAEATKQRSEAEIKKITEDLSNVDLD from the exons atgGATTTGAAATTGTTGATTTTTACGCACCTTTTCGCATTGG GGTCCTGTGGCGTCATCATACCTGAGGAGCTACCGTCTCTTCTATCAGTCGCATATTCAAACATACCACCTATCAAAAAAG GGACGGACTCTCGCGTGGGATTCGGCTTCGCGTTTGGCAACCACGCTGACTTCCAAGTCATGTTTGAGTTGGGACCACAGACCAACACGcagaatttaa cgGGACAAGGCTTCCAGTCAAACAACAAGCGACAAGCGCCTGCGCCGCCTCCGCATAAAGTGAACAAGAATAGAGAAAAG TTCCTGCAATCCGAAGCCGGGAACTACCTGCAGTCTTGGGCATCAAAAATGCGCAAGCCTTCGCCCCCGGCCTCCGCCCCCGGGCAGACGCCCAACCTCGAGGACTCAGTGGTGGAGCTCGTCAGGAACCACCGCGGCGAGTACGAGATACACCAGCCCAAGCCTGGTCACATGCCGCAAAAAGTCCTCGACGAATTGAAGAG GTTGTACGGCGAGAAGAAAGAAGAAGCGAAGAAACTTACGGAGAAGAAGAAGGCAGAAGCAACCAAGCAGAGGTCAGAGGCGGAGATCAAGAAGATAACAGAAGATCTATCAAATGTCGACTTGGATTAA